One genomic window of Anabaena sphaerica FACHB-251 includes the following:
- a CDS encoding type II toxin-antitoxin system VapC family toxin produces the protein MEWLNKLQGKILGLDTAPLIYFIEENPSYLKATDAFFTAMYRGEFSVVTSVLTISEVLVYPLRAGNTILAQQYRDILFNSQGLTTIEVLPDIAENAAKLRADYNLRTPDAIHMATAIYGGASFFLTNDMRLPSLPGLTVLVLNQLMS, from the coding sequence ATGGAATGGTTAAATAAATTACAGGGTAAAATATTAGGTTTAGATACTGCACCGCTAATTTATTTTATAGAAGAAAATCCTAGTTATTTAAAAGCTACAGATGCTTTTTTTACAGCAATGTATAGAGGTGAGTTTAGTGTTGTCACCTCGGTTTTAACTATATCAGAAGTTTTAGTTTATCCTTTACGTGCGGGAAATACAATATTAGCTCAACAATATCGTGATATTCTTTTCAATTCTCAAGGTTTAACAACTATTGAAGTTTTACCAGATATTGCTGAAAATGCAGCTAAACTAAGAGCAGATTACAATTTAAGAACACCGGATGCTATTCACATGGCTACTGCTATTTATGGAGGTGCGTCTTTTTTCTTAACCAATGATATGCGTTTACCTTCTTTACCAGGGTTAACAGTGTTGGTTTTAAATCAGTTGATGAGTTAG
- a CDS encoding PIN domain-containing protein: MLEKTIKQPIRLVALDTEVFDKANFNFQSKIFQKLIELVRAEKISIYLTTITHQEISEHIHRKAKQAASGFKKLHKDFREQAKIIYYSSKYQKLLNLTLEEEELMNELREQFSDFIEKSQIEILSIKTVSPEDIFAKYFKSIAPFHNGQKKHEFPDAFALAAIEEKAKKENRKIYVISGDKDWLEASNQSEHLIYKESIDKLLEDIIAQESDEIDLCYEIFEDNLEEIKEEISSIFIEGEFSLSDDFAYGYLEPGSEYIEVVVDVINIIDKSIVDINNQEVEYPIITFELKIDISYTAHISYDSTEYAFWDSEDHAYYNIQNVTEKLKQKIVISVELEILLFRDELHHLCFNAIENVDLDTNGSIGTIVLVDEGFEENQEELDSCFSPDEYDDN, translated from the coding sequence ATGCTGGAAAAAACTATAAAACAACCTATTCGCTTGGTTGCATTGGATACAGAAGTCTTTGATAAAGCAAACTTTAATTTTCAGTCTAAAATCTTCCAAAAGTTAATAGAGCTAGTTAGGGCTGAAAAGATTTCTATATATTTAACTACGATTACACATCAAGAAATTAGTGAGCATATTCATAGAAAGGCAAAACAAGCAGCATCAGGTTTCAAAAAGCTCCATAAAGATTTTCGCGAACAAGCCAAAATTATCTATTATTCATCTAAATATCAAAAATTACTAAATTTAACATTGGAAGAAGAGGAACTTATGAATGAATTACGAGAACAGTTTAGTGATTTTATTGAAAAATCACAAATAGAAATACTAAGTATTAAAACTGTTTCACCAGAAGATATTTTTGCTAAATACTTTAAAAGTATTGCTCCATTTCATAATGGTCAAAAGAAGCACGAATTTCCAGATGCATTTGCTCTAGCTGCCATAGAAGAAAAGGCTAAAAAGGAAAATAGAAAAATATACGTTATTAGTGGAGACAAAGATTGGCTGGAAGCTTCTAATCAAAGTGAACACTTAATATATAAAGAAAGTATTGATAAATTGTTGGAAGATATTATAGCACAAGAAAGTGATGAAATTGATTTGTGCTACGAAATCTTTGAAGATAATCTGGAAGAGATAAAAGAAGAAATATCAAGCATTTTTATTGAGGGAGAATTTTCTCTCAGCGATGATTTTGCTTATGGCTACCTTGAGCCAGGTAGTGAGTATATAGAAGTCGTGGTAGATGTAATAAACATTATTGATAAATCCATTGTAGATATAAATAATCAAGAAGTTGAATATCCTATAATTACATTCGAGCTAAAAATTGATATTAGTTATACTGCTCATATTAGCTATGATAGTACCGAATATGCTTTTTGGGATAGTGAAGATCATGCTTATTATAATATTCAAAATGTCACAGAAAAATTAAAGCAAAAGATTGTAATATCTGTTGAATTAGAAATTCTATTATTTAGAGATGAATTACATCATTTATGTTTTAATGCTATTGAGAATGTTGATTTAGACACAAATGGATCTATTGGAACTATTGTGTTAGTAGATGAAGGATTTGAAGAGAATCAAGAGGAATTGGATTCTTGTTTTTCTCCTGATGAGTATGATGATAATTAA
- a CDS encoding transposase translates to MTLFKNKYRVESTRLPNRDYSQNGWYFVTICTYEREWLFGDVVNGQVHLSKIGQIAQKFWAEIPQHSKNTYIDAYVIMPNHVHGIIVIDNPESKEIFQCREVPWNVSTKSDVDDNSTKSGDDFDDTDVYQNLSKMSPKAGSLSVIIRSYKAAVTRWCKMNGYPNFAWQQRFFDKIIRADGSVDNIREYIINNPLKWDYDKNNSSGLWM, encoded by the coding sequence ATGACATTATTCAAAAATAAATATAGAGTTGAATCAACGAGATTACCAAATCGGGATTATTCACAAAACGGTTGGTATTTTGTTACGATATGCACTTATGAGCGTGAATGGTTATTTGGTGATGTTGTAAATGGTCAAGTTCATTTATCAAAAATTGGTCAAATAGCACAAAAATTTTGGGCTGAAATTCCTCAACATTCTAAAAATACATATATAGATGCTTATGTGATTATGCCTAATCATGTACACGGAATTATTGTAATTGATAATCCTGAATCTAAAGAAATTTTCCAATGTAGAGAAGTTCCATGGAACGTCTCTACAAAATCGGATGTGGATGATAATTCCACAAAATCGGGTGATGATTTTGACGATACAGATGTTTATCAAAATTTGTCGAAAATGTCCCCAAAAGCAGGTTCTTTGAGTGTAATTATTAGGTCATATAAAGCTGCTGTCACCCGTTGGTGTAAGATGAATGGTTATCCTAATTTTGCTTGGCAGCAGCGATTTTTTGATAAAATTATTCGTGCTGATGGATCTGTGGATAACATTAGAGAATATATTATTAATAATCCTCTTAAATGGGATTATGACAAGAATAATTCATCAGGTTTATGGATGTGA
- a CDS encoding magnesium chelatase subunit H, producing the protein MFTQVKSTIRHIAPDDLRGRNLIKVVYVVLESQYQSSLSQAVREINAHHPSLAIEISGYLIEELRNSENYEELKRDIASANIFIASLIFIEDLAQKVVAAVEPHRDNLDVAVVFPSMPEVMRLNKMGSFSLAQLGQSKSVIANFMKKRKEKSGAGFQDGMLKLLRTLPQVLKFLPMEKAQDARNFMLSFQYWLGGSAENLENFLLMLADKYVLKGEDRQKLAAADYQAPVVYPDMGIWHPLAPSMFEDVREYLNWYAVRRDISRNLKDPLAPCVGLVLQRTHLVTGDDAHYVAIVQELESLGAKVLPVFAGGLDFSKPIESYFYEPTTKLQLVDAVVSLTGFALVGGPARQDHPKAIEALKRLNRPYMVALPLVFQTTEEWLDSDLGLHPIQVALQIAIPELDGAIEPIILSGKDGATGKAIALQDRVEIVAQRALKWANLRRKPKLTKKVAITVFSFPPDKGNVGTAAYLDVFGSIHEVMKGLRNNGYDVQDIPETPQELLEQVIHDAQAQYNSPELNIAYKMSVPEYEALTPYSQRLEENWGPPPGNLNSDGQNLLIYGKQFGNVFIGVQPTFGYEGDPMRLLFSRSASPHHGFAAYYTYLERIWGADAVLHFGTHGSLEFMPGKQMGMSGDCYPDQLIGSIPNLYYYAANNPSEATIAKRRSYAETISYLTPPAENAGLYKGLKELSELIASYQTLKDTGRGVSIVNSIMDKCRIVNLDKDIELPETDSKDMSSEERDNIVGSVYRRLMEIESRLLPCGLHIIGKPPTAEEAIATLVNIASLDREEDNIIGLPSIIARSLGRNIEDIYRSNDAGILADVQLLQDITLATRAAVTALVQEQIDAEGRVSLVSKLNFFNMGKKEPWVESLYQSGFNNVDTSALKPLFEYLEFCLKQVCADNELGGLLQGLAGEYILPGPGGDPIRNPDVLPTGKNIHALDPQSIPTSAAVQSAKIVVDRLLERNKSENDGNWPETIACVLWGTDNIKTYGESLAQIMWMVGVRPVPDALGRVNKLELIPLEELGRPRIDVVINCSGVFRDLFINQMNLLDQGVKMAAEADEPLEMNFVRKHALKQAEEMGINLRQAATRVFSNASGSYSSNINLAVENSTWDSEAELQEMYLKRKSFSFNSDNPGVMDESRQIFETTLKTADATFQNLDSSEISLTDVSHYFDSDPTKLVASLRADGKKPASYIADTTTANAQVRSLSETVRLDARTKLLNPKWYEGMLSHGYEGVRELSKRLVNTTGWSATAGAVDNWVYEDTNETFIKDEEMQKRLMNLNPHSFRKIVSTLLEVNGRGYWETSEENLDRLRELYQEVENRIEGIE; encoded by the coding sequence ATGTTCACCCAGGTCAAGTCCACAATTAGACATATAGCACCTGACGATTTACGCGGACGCAATCTGATTAAAGTCGTTTATGTTGTACTTGAGTCTCAATACCAGAGTTCTTTATCTCAAGCGGTACGGGAAATTAACGCCCATCATCCCAGCCTAGCGATTGAAATCAGTGGATACTTGATTGAAGAACTACGCAACTCTGAAAACTATGAGGAGTTGAAACGTGATATAGCCAGTGCTAATATATTCATTGCTTCTCTGATTTTTATAGAAGACTTAGCACAGAAAGTAGTTGCCGCCGTTGAACCCCATCGTGATAACCTAGATGTAGCGGTTGTCTTCCCCTCCATGCCCGAAGTGATGCGCCTGAATAAAATGGGTAGCTTCTCCTTGGCGCAGTTAGGACAATCCAAGAGCGTTATTGCCAACTTCATGAAGAAGCGTAAAGAGAAATCTGGCGCTGGTTTCCAAGACGGAATGTTGAAGTTATTGCGGACACTTCCCCAAGTGCTGAAATTCCTACCCATGGAAAAAGCACAAGATGCGAGAAACTTCATGCTCAGTTTTCAGTATTGGCTAGGTGGTTCAGCGGAAAACCTGGAAAACTTCTTGCTGATGCTGGCTGATAAATATGTATTAAAAGGCGAAGACAGACAAAAATTAGCTGCTGCTGACTATCAAGCACCAGTTGTTTATCCCGATATGGGTATTTGGCATCCCTTAGCACCGAGTATGTTCGAGGATGTGCGAGAATATCTAAACTGGTATGCTGTCCGCAGGGATATTTCCCGAAATCTCAAAGACCCCCTTGCACCATGTGTAGGCTTGGTTTTACAACGGACTCACCTAGTGACCGGCGATGATGCCCATTATGTGGCAATTGTCCAGGAATTGGAATCATTAGGGGCAAAAGTTCTGCCTGTGTTTGCTGGTGGTTTGGATTTCTCTAAACCAATAGAAAGTTACTTCTATGAACCAACAACTAAATTACAGTTAGTAGATGCGGTAGTATCTTTAACTGGTTTCGCTTTAGTGGGTGGACCCGCTAGACAAGATCATCCTAAAGCTATTGAAGCATTAAAACGCCTCAACCGTCCCTACATGGTGGCGTTGCCTTTGGTCTTCCAAACTACCGAAGAATGGCTAGATAGCGATTTGGGGTTACATCCTATTCAAGTAGCCTTACAGATTGCTATACCTGAACTTGACGGGGCAATTGAGCCGATTATATTATCAGGTAAAGATGGGGCAACTGGGAAAGCGATCGCTTTACAAGATCGAGTCGAAATAGTCGCCCAAAGAGCGTTAAAATGGGCAAATCTGCGCCGTAAACCCAAATTAACCAAAAAAGTCGCTATTACCGTTTTCAGCTTCCCACCCGATAAAGGAAACGTAGGAACAGCCGCATATTTAGACGTATTCGGTTCTATCCATGAAGTCATGAAAGGACTGAGAAATAACGGTTACGACGTGCAGGACATTCCCGAAACTCCCCAAGAGTTGCTAGAACAAGTCATCCACGACGCACAAGCACAATACAACAGTCCTGAACTCAACATCGCATACAAAATGTCCGTGCCAGAATATGAAGCACTGACACCATACTCCCAACGCTTAGAAGAAAACTGGGGACCACCTCCCGGAAACTTAAACAGCGATGGACAAAATCTGTTGATTTACGGGAAACAATTTGGTAATGTATTTATTGGTGTCCAACCAACATTTGGTTATGAAGGCGACCCCATGCGGTTGTTATTCTCCCGTTCCGCAAGTCCTCACCACGGTTTTGCAGCTTATTACACCTACCTAGAACGGATTTGGGGCGCTGATGCTGTGTTACACTTTGGGACACATGGCTCATTGGAATTTATGCCCGGTAAGCAAATGGGAATGTCTGGTGATTGTTACCCAGATCAACTAATTGGCTCAATTCCGAATCTGTATTATTACGCAGCGAATAACCCCAGTGAAGCCACAATTGCCAAACGTCGCAGTTATGCCGAAACAATTTCTTACCTGACACCACCTGCGGAAAATGCTGGTTTATACAAAGGTTTGAAGGAACTCAGCGAGTTAATTGCTTCTTACCAAACTTTGAAAGACACGGGACGCGGCGTTTCTATTGTCAATTCCATCATGGATAAATGCCGTATTGTCAACTTAGACAAGGATATTGAGTTACCAGAAACCGATTCTAAGGATATGTCCTCGGAAGAACGGGATAATATTGTCGGTAGCGTTTATCGGCGGTTGATGGAGATTGAATCGCGCTTGTTACCTTGTGGACTGCACATAATTGGTAAACCTCCTACTGCCGAAGAAGCGATCGCAACTTTGGTAAATATTGCTAGTTTAGATCGTGAAGAAGATAATATCATCGGTCTACCCAGCATTATCGCTAGAAGTCTGGGACGCAACATTGAAGATATCTACAGAAGTAACGATGCCGGCATTTTGGCAGATGTGCAACTATTACAAGATATCACCCTCGCTACCCGTGCAGCAGTTACAGCATTAGTCCAAGAACAAATTGACGCAGAAGGTAGAGTTTCCCTGGTTTCCAAGTTGAATTTCTTCAACATGGGTAAAAAAGAACCTTGGGTAGAATCTCTGTATCAATCAGGTTTTAACAACGTTGACACCTCTGCGTTAAAACCCCTGTTTGAATATTTGGAATTCTGCTTAAAACAAGTTTGTGCAGATAACGAACTCGGTGGACTTCTCCAAGGTTTAGCCGGTGAATACATCCTACCGGGCCCCGGTGGCGACCCCATCCGTAACCCAGACGTATTACCCACAGGTAAAAATATACACGCCTTAGATCCCCAATCTATCCCCACTTCCGCCGCCGTTCAATCTGCGAAAATCGTCGTTGATAGGTTGTTAGAACGGAATAAGTCGGAAAATGATGGCAACTGGCCAGAAACTATCGCCTGTGTCCTCTGGGGTACAGATAACATCAAAACCTACGGTGAATCCCTCGCCCAAATTATGTGGATGGTGGGAGTGCGTCCTGTTCCCGATGCTTTGGGACGGGTGAACAAGTTGGAATTGATACCTTTAGAAGAGTTGGGAAGACCTAGAATTGATGTTGTAATTAACTGTTCTGGTGTATTCCGCGACCTGTTCATTAACCAAATGAACCTGCTTGACCAAGGTGTGAAAATGGCTGCTGAAGCTGATGAACCTTTGGAAATGAATTTTGTCCGCAAGCACGCTTTGAAACAAGCGGAGGAAATGGGCATAAATCTGCGTCAAGCTGCAACCCGTGTATTTTCTAATGCTTCTGGTTCTTATTCTTCTAATATTAACCTGGCGGTGGAGAATAGCACTTGGGATAGTGAAGCTGAGTTACAGGAAATGTATTTGAAGCGGAAATCTTTCTCCTTCAATTCTGATAACCCCGGTGTGATGGATGAGTCTCGGCAGATTTTTGAAACCACTTTGAAAACTGCCGATGCAACTTTCCAAAATCTTGATTCTTCGGAAATCAGTTTAACTGATGTTTCCCATTATTTTGACTCTGACCCCACTAAATTAGTTGCAAGTCTGCGTGCAGATGGTAAGAAACCTGCATCTTACATTGCAGATACAACTACCGCGAATGCACAGGTGAGAAGTTTATCGGAAACTGTGCGTTTGGATGCGCGGACTAAGTTGTTAAACCCCAAATGGTATGAGGGGATGTTGTCTCACGGTTATGAAGGTGTGCGCGAACTTTCCAAGCGGTTGGTAAATACCACTGGTTGGAGTGCAACTGCTGGTGCTGTGGATAACTGGGTTTATGAGGACACGAACGAAACTTTCATCAAAGATGAGGAAATGCAGAAGCGTCTCATGAATCTCAATCCTCATTCTTTCCGCAAGATTGTTTCTACTTTGTTGGAAGTGAATGGTCGCGGTTATTGGGAAACAAGTGAGGAGAATTTAGACAGGTTGAGAGAGTTGTATCAGGAGGTTGAGAATCGGATTGAGGGTATAGAATAA
- a CDS encoding Uma2 family endonuclease — protein MNALTVNLESVIEMTDEQFFKLCQKNRELRFERTANGDLIIMPPTGGETGNRNAGITAQLWIWNEQNKQGIVFDSSTCFKLPNGADRSPDASWLKLERWDVLTDDEKQKFPPICPDFVIELLSPSDSLKTTQEKMKEYIDNGVGLGILINRKSRQVEIYRPGKEIEVLESPATVSGEDVLKGFVLNLGMIW, from the coding sequence ATGAATGCTTTAACTGTCAATTTAGAATCAGTAATAGAAATGACTGATGAGCAGTTTTTTAAGCTATGTCAAAAAAACCGGGAATTGAGATTTGAAAGAACAGCTAATGGGGATTTAATAATTATGCCACCAACGGGAGGAGAAACAGGAAATCGTAATGCGGGTATAACTGCTCAACTTTGGATTTGGAATGAACAAAATAAACAGGGTATAGTTTTTGATTCTTCTACTTGTTTTAAGTTACCAAATGGTGCAGACCGTTCTCCTGATGCTTCTTGGCTCAAGTTAGAAAGATGGGATGTTTTGACTGATGACGAAAAACAAAAGTTTCCTCCTATTTGTCCTGATTTTGTAATTGAGTTACTTTCTCCTAGTGATAGTTTGAAAACTACACAGGAAAAGATGAAGGAATATATAGATAATGGTGTGGGTTTGGGTATATTAATTAATCGGAAATCTCGTCAAGTGGAGATTTATAGACCAGGGAAGGAGATTGAGGTTTTGGAATCTCCTGCTACGGTTTCGGGGGAAGATGTTTTAAAGGGTTTTGTTTTGAATTTGGGGATGATTTGGTAA
- a CDS encoding HEPN domain-containing protein yields the protein MEVTFLISIHHLEIQGNLGRGDKIDDFTFLSNDINTLKKIIPSESIPIIGKLEYESLMDSKPYVYSVEKLPEGVSPQEFLVHKLYCVQSLLSAIWFYEDNNVDFEIGFLFYVVDGRLGVSSNFLATKYTTSSGKQKTLILNRDKLRSIRQFYREHLGSEGELFGHPYSTQLVKGRARTALALYHITGARFDPDVGLKVSNYCSALEALFSTSQAELAHQLSERLAFFISTSSEERLNIYKQTKQAYTVRSKIVHGSTIRENDIDKVKELSEFCDTSLRKAMNKILSSPDLRAIIDGSPEKLDAYIVDLIFGIIQ from the coding sequence ATGGAAGTTACTTTCCTCATTTCTATTCATCATTTGGAAATTCAAGGTAATCTAGGTCGTGGCGACAAGATTGATGATTTCACATTTTTATCTAATGATATTAATACCCTTAAAAAAATAATTCCTTCTGAATCCATTCCCATAATAGGAAAGTTAGAGTATGAGTCTCTTATGGACTCAAAACCATATGTTTACTCGGTTGAGAAATTACCTGAAGGTGTAAGTCCTCAAGAATTTCTTGTTCATAAGCTCTACTGTGTTCAATCACTCCTATCAGCGATATGGTTCTACGAAGATAATAATGTTGATTTTGAAATAGGTTTTTTGTTTTATGTAGTTGATGGAAGGCTAGGGGTAAGTAGTAATTTTCTAGCTACAAAGTACACAACATCTTCGGGGAAACAGAAAACATTAATTTTAAATCGGGATAAACTGAGGAGTATTAGACAGTTTTATCGAGAACACTTGGGTTCTGAGGGAGAATTATTTGGACATCCCTATTCAACTCAGTTAGTAAAAGGTAGAGCTAGAACGGCTCTAGCTTTGTATCACATTACAGGTGCTAGATTTGATCCTGATGTTGGATTAAAGGTGTCAAATTATTGCTCGGCTCTTGAGGCACTATTTTCAACCAGCCAAGCTGAGTTAGCTCATCAGCTTTCTGAAAGATTAGCTTTTTTTATTAGCACTTCAAGTGAGGAGAGGCTTAACATTTACAAACAAACTAAACAAGCATACACGGTGAGATCCAAAATAGTACATGGATCGACTATAAGGGAAAATGATATTGATAAAGTCAAGGAGTTATCTGAATTTTGCGATACCTCACTCAGAAAAGCTATGAATAAGATACTGTCTAGTCCTGATTTAAGAGCGATAATTGATGGCAGTCCTGAGAAACTTGATGCATATATAGTTGATCTTATTTTTGGTATTATTCAGTAA
- a CDS encoding BrnT family toxin, with the protein MDDNARLIYDPDHYQDEDRFILLGISVYYRLLVVCHCYRENDSIIRIISARKANKLEQKQYQEFL; encoded by the coding sequence ATTGATGATAATGCTCGTTTAATTTATGATCCTGATCATTATCAAGATGAAGATAGATTTATTTTATTAGGAATCAGTGTTTATTATCGCCTTTTAGTTGTTTGTCATTGTTATCGAGAAAATGATTCAATAATTAGGATTATTTCAGCCAGAAAAGCAAATAAACTAGAACAAAAACAATATCAGGAGTTCCTATGA
- a CDS encoding antitoxin → MRENYDFSKSVKNPYSKQLKEQVTIDLEKDVIQYFEEIAQETGISYLSLINLYLRECMENKRKLSLIESNH, encoded by the coding sequence ATGAGAGAAAATTATGATTTTTCTAAATCCGTTAAAAATCCCTATTCTAAACAGTTAAAAGAACAAGTTACAATTGATTTAGAAAAGGATGTTATTCAATACTTTGAAGAAATAGCTCAAGAAACAGGTATTTCTTATTTGAGTTTAATTAATCTTTATCTGCGTGAATGTATGGAAAACAAACGCAAATTATCGTTAATAGAAAGTAACCATTAA
- a CDS encoding type II toxin-antitoxin system VapB family antitoxin, which translates to MTTSLNINEALLKEALALDNQVNIDSLVETALREYIQRRKRLKILDLFGTIEYDESYNYKQQRHQA; encoded by the coding sequence GTGACTACATCGCTCAACATCAACGAAGCCTTACTCAAAGAGGCGTTGGCACTTGACAATCAGGTGAACATTGATTCTTTAGTAGAAACAGCATTGCGCGAATATATTCAACGTCGTAAGCGGCTCAAAATATTAGACCTCTTTGGGACTATCGAGTATGACGAAAGCTATAACTATAAGCAGCAACGTCATCAAGCATGA
- a CDS encoding PIN domain-containing protein: MLGAIRQEILSGIRNFEQFTRLRDYLRAFPDLELMPEDYELAAEFFNTCRSKGIQGSNTDFLICAVAHRRSYSILSTDNDFQNFLVHMPIILLPVEV; encoded by the coding sequence TTGCTAGGCGCGATTCGTCAAGAAATTCTTTCTGGAATCCGCAATTTTGAACAGTTTACCCGTCTGCGAGATTACCTCCGAGCTTTCCCTGATTTAGAACTCATGCCTGAAGACTACGAACTTGCCGCCGAGTTTTTCAATACCTGCCGCAGTAAGGGCATTCAGGGTTCAAATACTGATTTTTTGATTTGTGCAGTTGCTCATCGTCGAAGCTACAGCATCCTCTCCACTGACAATGATTTTCAGAATTTTCTAGTACATATGCCTATTATTTTATTGCCTGTTGAAGTATGA